In the genome of Juglans microcarpa x Juglans regia isolate MS1-56 chromosome 6S, Jm3101_v1.0, whole genome shotgun sequence, the window ATCACTAtggaccaaaaaaaaataaaacaagcatTAGATTTACGAAAAATCATAACACGatagaggagagaaaaaaagcttctctcaaaatttatttcaacgtaaaacattttcctaatttaaaaatttctcatagaaaactttaaaaaaaaaattattggtttatatatttatttatatgttgttgtttgtttgaaactctaaatctttttgtttttgttttttgaactCTAAAAACTAAtttctagtttttgttttgcaaaaaacCTCTGTTGAAACTGATAGAACCTACAAGTTGGTACATACTTATGGTTGTGGTGGACGTGGTAGTACATGTGGTGTGGAGGGGGGAGGGAAGTGGTGGTGGTAAAAGTGCCGAGAAATACAGGGTGAGGAGGGAGACGGTGGTGGCCGTGCTGGAGAGATGGGTGGGGAATGCAGTTGTGATGccaggagggagggagggaggttGTCGTGATGGCAGAAAGGGGTGGAGGATGGGGAGCCACGCGTTTAGTGGTAGCACGTGTAACTTAGAGAAGATGggggccggggggggggggggggggggggggtgcgtTGTGGTGGTAGTTGGGGTCGCACAGACAGAGGGgtaggagggagggagggagggagggggtgGGGAGTGGGCACATGCATGATCCAGAAAATGATTATATCCCTCTCTTTTGCATGAAAATTCTTTCTCTAACTAATTTTAATTGCACTATAACAAACTAGAACCTTGGTGTATGGCGATTTCAACAGTACCTAGCAGTCCTCTAAGCAACTATGGAGAAAATCTACGATAGCATAAACATTTAAGGTATTACTTCTGGTAAACAAGCAACAAAATGAACAacagatataaaaaaatcatgataAAACCAATGGACTCAACTAACGCAGAAAATTATTGAGTTGAACAGACAGATCCATGTCAGAAAAGAATGGTGATAGCACCTTGAATACCCATCATCAGAGTTCCGAGGCCGAGCCCATGTAGGTGTCCGTTTTGATCTAATTGAATGAGCAGCTGGAGCTTGATTTACTGCTGCGGTGTGAGACGTCGCATGAAAAGTTTGACTTGGGTCATTCAAACATGGGTACTCATCTTTTGACAGTTCACCTTTGCTAAGTTTTTCAATGAGTTCCTGACAGATGTTAAGAATTTGAGTCAAGTTCCTTATAGCTTTAACCATAGccacaaatttacaaaatgatgaagggctcatttggatagtgagatgagatgagttgagatgatttgtgaatagtagtgagattattagttgaaatgagatgaggtgagatggtTTTTGTATTCAAACGGGCCCTAAATCTATGGCAAAAGAACAAGGTCAACAACATATTAGTCACTTAGGTACACTGAAAGTTTATCCTAAAGGCCCTTTATCATTTCTTGAAATGCCGAGATAAACCCCAAGTAGCAAGCTAAGATTAACATACATGAATGCCAACACTAACAAAGGAAACAAAAACGTGTAACCCAATACAGAGTTTTCAGTTTATGATTCTAAATACTCTTTCCCATCCTTCATCTCATATATCAAACAGCATACTTACGGTTCCTTAAACCATATTCAGTCACCACCCCCAATCCCCCAAAAAGTGCaacctaatttttaaaattttgaaagtttggcAAAGCAGAGAAGCGAAAGCAAACCAATAAATTGCAGCCATCCAACTGGAAAGGAATCTTAAATATCCTCAAATCCTTGAGTCAGATCTGTCAGCTTAAGGATTTTGAACTTCATCAAGGGGTGCCCCTATCAacttaaatttaatatgaagCTCCAAAACAATGGAAGCATGGTCATTAAAATAGGCCTCGAACAACTAATTTACTCGGTTTCCATTGTGTCCTAAAAATACACGTTAAACTTCAGAAAGACACAGCACAAAGAGTTAAATATCGAATTACTTTTAACCTTTTATTTGAAGTTGAGAAGCATCAACAGCTATTGAACTTTGGCTTCAATCAAGCCCGAAACAGATAGACATTAGAAAGCATCAGGAAAAGGATTGCAACATTGTAAACATGTAATCTACGAAGCACTAACTAAAACCAAATTACATGCAACATATACAGCTATTGGCGAAAAACTTTTGGAGGTTGTAGCCTTGTAGGCTCAGTTGCATTAAATAATACTGTTGAAGCAAAAAGTAAATGACCCTGCCTTTACTGTACCTCAATCATAGGGTAAAAGCGTGATAGCTGCCATGTTTCTTCTTCACCAGTACGTTCTTTCCTAGCTGCACGTTTCTTCTGAAAGTTGAATAGTTTCTTTTAGTTGTAAATCACCGATCAAGCCACCTACGAAACTAGAATAATGCAATTACCTTGTGAATATCGAACTTTAAAGAGAAAGCTCCAGTTGTGCTTTTTTTGGTATCAGAGGATCCACCCAGTATCCTCAGAGTATGAACGGCATTCATATCTTCAGGTGGTAACTTTGCTAACTGAAAGAAgttaacatataaaattaagacAGCATGCATAAGAGACATCATCAAAACTGACAATAAGATCACCGACAAAGAGTAAGAACAGATGGCAGTTCAGTTACCAACCTTCATTATATTGAGACCCTTCTCACCCTCAAATTTCTCAGGATAAATAGCTGCAAGAATCATCAACAAGCGCAACTTATTTTCATGAGTTGTATCCTGCAAAAGAGTTGTAGATCGATTCTAAAACTCACATTGACAAGGAGAAAGGCTCgccaactttttttataagggtATGGTACAACCACTTACTCTCTACACTTGCATACCTCTTTTGTGGTCAAGAATTTGATTACATCTTTTATTCCCGCATCTCCAAAAACTAGATCCTGCTCCAGCTGCCCAAGTTCCCGAAGCCCAGATTCCCTGATAGTTCTGTTGATTTTTCCTGCAATCTAGATAATACAACCAAATCAAGATGAAACTGTGGCTCCTGTACTCATAAGTCAACAGCTAGAAAAACATTGAAATCATTGGATATTCTTAATTCAAGACAAGttttattcttcaaaaaaatttaagctAGTAGTTTTTGGTCCTCCCTTGGTCAAGGAAAACAATTAGGCTTGAAAAAGAATTGATCAGGGACTGCTCTTAGCATGGtgagggggaagagagagagcttgcAATGTCATAAATTGTTGACGAATACCTACCACATACTTTATTTTGTAAGTAATAAAAACTTCAATAGAAAGCACAAAAGGCTCAATCCCTGGATATGACTATGAATGGAGTGTggataacaaaataaaataaaggtcaAAAGAATTCAGGGATCAGCACAAAGCCCTTTATGGTGGAAATGTATAATCTGCCTAAACAACATCCAGTAAAGTTTCCACAACATACATTGACACCTGAGGGTTTAAGGAAAAGCAAAACGACCACAGAATACTTGGTAGAGTTCAAGGgagttttcttttattgttcttattattattattattattattattattattattgtgggTTTGGTGGGGGGGAATACTTAAATGAATGTTAGCACAGGAAAGCAACATTAATAATCTAAGAGGTGGCATGataagaaggaaaaatgacaatAGCGTCTGCAATGGTTGTACTTGCTAATGGTCAAAGGAGTGATTTAACTGAAGCCCAAGCACTACTAGTGGTCAAATGAACATGGTTCAAGACAAGAACAAACAAGTATAAAAAGAGATGTGACATTTTTCATCATGTTAAAattatctattattaaaaaaatgttaggCAAGACACTAACCTCTACATGGAGCGAGAGCTTGTCAATTTGTTCACTATACTGTGGTAATGCTTGAACCATCTTTTGCAATTCCCGTGTAGACAATTCACCTCCATCCCTatacaaaacacaattttcaagGTGAGCAAATACCATGATAGTCATTATAACAGACGCATAAGATTCAAAGGTTGactagaaattataaaatacaaagcTCATACTGGCACATCTTTATTTGAGTCCAAACATGGAAATGAGGCTAAAAGTTTATATTAATGCCCAAGGACTTGATGGTCAAACGacaaaagaggaaggaaaaaagCATACTTTATATACGTGTAAAAACTAAAAGTCAGAGATTCCAAGAATGACTAAAACTTCTAAAAGCTCATATCTTTCACCTGAAACGTGAAGTGAGCAATCCCATTTTTCACCTTCAATTGGTCAAAATATGTGGAATTTCTTACTTTGCTTGTAAATGGATGGAATTGCAGGTTACCCAATACCCAGGCAAAGGCAATAACATATAATACGCTCCACAAACAAATATGGACCAAGGAAGATGATTAattcaaagatttttttatggGATAAGTAACTCAAAGATTTTCTTCTAAGCTGTTAACACATATTTTCAGCCGTAGCAATTTTGCCCAGAAATGATGAGTAATAATACTCTCACCTTCCCTCCTTATTGCTCATAATAAGTAACCAATCTTCACTCACGCCTGTTAggttaataatttttataaccCACCATTGAGAAGCTATTTTCATAAACAGCAAATGTGGgaaaactttttaataaaaaaaaaaatgagacacCCCATAAAAGAAAGCAAGACACTCGTTATGAATGGGAGAATAAAACTCAAAGTTGACAACCTCAAGCATACAGGTACACCTTAGAGAATTAAACTACAAATTATAGACTCATGAGATGTTATGCAGTTAAAATCCACAATCTCATGTAATTGCTCCATCTAGACAAGCAAATTACCCGTACTTAGCCAAATTTTTTGCTATAACAATTGCACAATTGGATACTCATTAGACAAGAACACATATTTGATGGGTAAAATTTAATCAACCTTGAACCATGCTGGATCTGTGCAGCTTTATTCTTTGAAATGAAGCTGGTCATCTTCTCATGCAACCTCTCACTAGCCTGAGAAGATCATTGGTTCAATACACATTCGTAAAGATCAATTTAGATTTATCTATACATAGAGAAAGAAGTTGTAAACATGAGAAATACATCTGCTATATGTGCATGTCGAAGCTCGAGCCAGACAGGATCGTGATCCTCCAAAAGAACCTCTTTTTTCTCAGGTGGACCTCCGGTTTTGCTAGGAACCTAAACAATACAATCCATTGATGTACAGTGTCTTTTTGATACAGCAGACGATTTTTAgaacattaataaattttaaaatggcAGAACTGACCTCGTGCACATATTTATTTCCCTCCAAGTTCAGTAAATCATGGCACATGGCATCATATGTCCATTCATGAATGATAGGAGCAATCTAGaaattcaaacaatattaatcataaacaattttttttataagtaatattaatgATGAACAATATAGACACTGTGTTGTAAGCCAATTTTAAACTCATAACCAACACAGGCACCTAGAAACCTGATCTACAGATCTGTCAAGAATGAGCAACTCGCATGTTTCTGTCTTGGGAAAGTTAGGAAGTGATTTATATTTCATAAGACAGTCCCAAACACCAGCAGCAAGCTTGGTAGGAATTAGATCATGGAAGGTTGTCATTGTAGTTGCATCAAGTGACTTGGCAGCACGATAACGCACATTAGGAAATTCCTGATAGAATTAGAGATAAAAGCATGCTTCAGAAAATTTTCAATACGTTCAAATTAAATTCAGACATAAGAATATGGAAATACCCTTAATGAAGCAAAAACTGTAGCAATGCGGTTAGCCATCACATTCAAACACACAACACCGTTCCGAGTATTCTCTTCATCTCCAAAAAGTTCCTCTAAAGCCTTCTCATTATTGGTGATAAAACCCTGTGAAGATGACAACAAAGAAAGATCATgacaataataacatgttatCATCAGTTTGCACACCCTTTTATACTAGAAAAAGTCCTGTTACGAATTCAACTATACAACCCTTCTATTAAGACTTCAGCAACGTCCTTATCCCCTCACAACAATTTACCCCTATTTTGAAAATGCAGAGAACTCTCAAATCCCCATCAAGGCCTTTATTTGAAGTCATTTAACAATAATCCTCATTACTCGCATCACTGTCAAAAAGAATTTACCCCTTTTATAATTGGTATCTAGACAGTTTAAAATTGGAGTGCAGCAAACTACAGATACATTTAGCACACAAAGCATATTCAAATATGCAGCCGACAAATACAAGTACATTAATACAACACGCGTTGCCAGCAACAATAGTTGGTAAATATCACCAAAAAGATATGAGCATCAGCTATACTGAATCTATAAGAAGATAAAGCATATAATCTACACCAAATTCACACTAtctatattattgttttttttatcggtaaaattaattgaaaaaatatatatatatatattattggtatGGTATTCAACTTGTTGACCGAAGTAGCATCAGATACCTGGCTGTCTATGGCAAAGTACTCCAAATTCATCTGCATTTCTCACCCACAGGAGAAATATATCAATATCCAACTATTAAGATTACGATCAACAATGGAGGAAAATGGAAAGGAAGTAAATAGCTGAAATATGAAAGCATTTCAGCACAAATATCACTTCAAGGAAGaattattttccaaacaaatagAACTATTACCTCTTTCAATGCCACTATACGAGGTAAAACAGTTGTATCCTTCTTGATGTGATTAACCAGTTCTCTTGAAATAGGAGAACTGAAGAAAACAAATGCCCTTCACaaatacaaaggaaataatttagaaaaccacaacaaaatcaaacttctgtacaaacaaaaataggaaaattaaAGATCCTTCGCATACTTCCTGTACAATGGCGTTCTTCCAGACATATCTGACAAGAACATTATAACACTGCAAAattcaaaagagagagagagagagagagagtaagaaAGGTCCTATCTATGCTCCTGTGCTATGAAACACAACAGCCTGTTTAAATTCACATGACAGAGAGTGGCAGGGTACTCCACAAAAAGAATTCCAGTACTTGCACGCAGAATACAAATGTGCTGTGAACCCATATGCATGTGACCCAGACACACAGAGACAAAGAGAAGTATTAATGATAGCATAGGCATGATATAGCAAATATCAAAAAAGTTAGTTGCAGTATTACTGGTACCATTACTGAAATGCAGCAGAAGTTGTTGATCCAGTCACATGGGATGAAAAACTTCAATACTccatttattgtaaaataactGTCCTCTATGCAGAAATTATGGAACATAGAAGTAGCTATGCATAAGCCAGGGTAATTCCGGCTTTCACAACGCTTGAAACTAGATCAACTAAAAAACAAATGCAATCAAAAGGCACTACAGTCACCCACATGGgattataaagaaaaatcctTTCCATTATAACCGTAAAGAAATAAAGACAAAAACTCTTAAGTTAAATtcaacaatacaacttttttatttatgtaataaaaaatttcatgacTAAAGTGActaaagtattgtaaaaaaagactgtaaaaatgaaaaccaaGAGTTCCTCAACCAACCAGAAGTATAATGTATGTAATTCTGCTCATTTATCACTACGAGTATCTACAACCAGTTACCAAAAGGAGAATAATTACTTCTCTTTGGATGGCTGGATGAAGTATATGGCATCCATAGAGGGTAATGGCTGCCTCCGCCTGTATATGTCTTCAACCACTGCAGGAAAATTGAAACCTCATGAATTCAGGGCTACTAAACCAATAAAtcagataaaatgaaaaacatgtTCAAACGTAATTTCCCAATTGGATCATCCTTCACCTCTacaaacttttgtttttctacAAACAAGTATAAATATACAgaacatttattttattggtgaataaatatatataatgcttaagaaaacataataaaaaggaATTATGTTGCTTGGCCACACCTCAAACAGGAATTGAATTGACTCAGACCCTCCCTCATACAGTATactgttgaaaaaaatattccagTAATCTACGACATTTAAGAATCAAAGGTGATGGCCATGACCAATAAGACAAGGGTACTAGGAATAAAAGATTGATCATATAACCACTGCTAATTACCACAAGCTCCTCCCCTTGATGAGACAactagaaataaaagaaatcattttctTCTGAACAAAATTCTGACCATCACACTTAGTGTCATATATTTTCTCCATAGCTGATCCCATGCCAAAATAAAAGAGCATTGCAGGAGGTTGATGGGTGTGAAATGGACAGAATCATGTATTATAATATCAGATATCTGTTAGAGTAGAAAAAAAGTTCCATGGAAACAATTATTTATCTCTAATCAGAGTTGTGTGGGCATTTTGGGAGAGAAGTGACAAGAAGATATTGGAAGTCCGATATCTATTCAAAATGTAAGGGATTCATATAGCCAACTCCAATTAGCTAGAATTTAGGTTAAGTTGAATTCATTTGAGATGTAAATTCCACATCAGAAATGGACGATTTTGCATTAGAAGCATCATAACCCTCCAACTTAAATTGGATATGAAGTAGCATGACTTCTGTGTATTCTAGACAATCATGACTAGGTGTTGCTCTggtatatgtcccatgtacttgggctatgcctattctatcaataaagtttgtatactgataaaaaaaaagccCTCCAGCATAAATAGAAAATGTGATGACGATTGATATGAAGTAGCATGCAGCACCACATTCTGCAGTCACCTAAAATGTAGCTTGACAGATGACTATGAGAACAGTGACAGAAAATATCACATGGATAAATCATTTCCTCCCAGCAAATGATAACATGGCATGGACTGGGCAAAGCAAAAATGAACatcagtgaaaaaaaaaaaaaaaaccattcagaAGATGTCCCTATGATTCTTACATGAAACACCTTCGTCTGTGATATCAGCCATCTTGCACGAGTAAGACACTACCTTGACAGTGAGTTTGTCCATAATAAGTACCTAGAGGAAACAGGTAAAGGCCAGACAATTAAAAAACGATTCACTAGTATTCATACAATCTTATATGGCGCACATGGGATATAAAAAGGATGGAGAGTATTCATGATGCTGTAAAATAACACGCATTTTTTTCGATCGAGAAAAACACTAATGGTCTGAAATTGACAGCTTACCAAAAAAATCTCTAATGTACCAAAAAGTTAGAACTACTACAAGCTGCATGTACCTTCCAAGTTGATTTCGAATCGCCTGTTTTGGTTGACTGTAGCATTTCATGCAATAATCCTGCACATAAATagtatttgaatttaaaaaataaataagttcaaGGCAATTACTGGGCAATCAATCAACAATTTGGCCCAGCCTATATCTTATAAACTCGGAAGGtctgtgtgtgtgcgtgtgtgcgtgtgagagagagagagagagagagagagagttaataATCCATAATAACCAAATCAATTCAAATCCAGATAGgctaaataaaagaaacaaaaactcgGCTATAGAGTAGTTGACAACTTACATTCCCAACCGCAAGTAATATATGTGACCAACCAGAACAAAGTATTCAAAATCCGTATTTGTTAACAAAACGATGTAAGAAATAAACTAATAGCCTCGCTAATTAATTCCTAACTGAGTCCATCTACTATGAAAAACAAACCGCACGGAATGTAGAACTAACcaagataaaaaatttcaatctttCTATTCTTTCTACGAATTAAgtccaaataattttttttttttttataagtaaatccaaataaataaatcacacaTAAACCTACTACGAGTCGAGACAAATGATTAAACATCGACTCATATTAACAACAGGAAAGAAAATGGATTGATTCGGAATGGAAGAGAGCGGGAAACATGGCACTCACGATCACGGCTGACTTGTCTGAAATTCTTGTACTCGCCGCTATTCGACGAGGAATCGGAATCGGACATCGACATGATTCTCGAAGACTCGGATTCCCTCTCTTCTCCTTTTCTCCCAATTGATCGCTCGGAAACGGAAAtcggagagagaaagagagatcgTGAACTGGCCGAGGTCAGGGGCTAGACAGAGGGAAACCCAGGGGAAATAGAAGCTTGTATGTAGGGGGAGAGATTAGTATATATAATGATGATattatttaaaaggaaaactaCACGCTTCACCTCTTTTACCCGTCTTCTTAATCAATGACCGTTACTTCACAAATCATGCAAATCATGTGTTGTTTAAATCATTTGACGCTAATTTATTTGGAACAATGTCTTTCTCGGTTctctaaacaagaaaaaaacatcTTCCTCGGTTACTTATGAATCTATGATATTTTAGAGAAGTGTTACCGAAAAATAAAtcgataaattaattaaattaggtaaatttatttttataaaaaaaaaattatgattaaaattttttctatttttaagcaACTCTGTGATTGaattataaacaataataagataaaaaataaaaaataaaaaataaaggattaTAAGAGCTGACGGAAGTGACCGGAGCTCGTCCAACGGCTGCGCGAGGAAACTCgctagaattttatttttgacttCTGCGTTATGGTTTTATTTCTGCGGATTATAAGGAAAGGTCCTATTTGGTGTCTTCCACACGGCTCTGAGACCAGAGCTTACGAAATGGTCCGCCCAAAAGTACCAATTCCCGTTCCTCACGAAAAGTTGGCCTTCTCTCgtattataatatgaaatttgcagattataatttatataaaaaataataaccttacaattattttataattttatataaaatagaagataattttataatattaaaatttatttttaataaaatggcatgattacattaattattttaattattataaaaataaattataaaataattattaagagCCAAATATCAATGTGACCATCTATCAATGTGAACGTAATAATGTCTTAGCAGAAACATTTAAGAGCCAAATATCTCTAGAAGAATGTGTTAATAAAATGTCAAAAGTCAAGAGTCATATTACGTATAGTTATGGAGTACGTAAGTGTCGtgcaattgttttaaaaaaaaatagaattttttattaaaaaattaatttttttatatgagttctgtatttattattaagtcAGTAACAACAATTCCAGCAGTTATAAAAGACAGATAAAGATGAGCACAAATCTAGTGATAAAGATAGAGGCTAGttgttatcttattttatattaggATCAATCTAATCTTTGTATATGTAGATATAAGATTTATGTAACCGCTATAAACAATCCAATACGTGTATACTTCTCTTTATATAAATCAAGTATGCTCAAAGCAGCAAGCAGTTGCATTCCTTTTCAGCACTTGTTTATCAAATCTTTCATGGTATTAGAGACCTTCTTGGGTTAACACCTCTTTCGATCCAACCGTGTCTCCACATATGCAATCCACATTACTACTCTATTCATTGCACAAAATTTAGCCTCACTCATCTCCATAAAGTTGGACCACACCAATTATCTTCTCTAGTATCACAATTCACACTCGTATTTCGCAACCTTGATTTGTTTGGAATTGTTGATAGATCTGAATCTTTTCCTCTCAAGTTTCTATTTGATTCTAAAGGCAAGGAGAATCATGGCCTTGGTAGCAGCATAACTCTATTGAATTTGCATGCTTCTTTCTAATCTCCAAATTCCACTAATCTTTTTTCCTATTCTTTGGTGTGGAAATCTTGGAGCCCTCTCTCTTGTaacaaatctaatttttcatgCAATGACAACACATAGAAATAGATTATCACTTTATTTGTAAAAAGGTTACTcaaaaagatataatttttcgATATTTGTCCACTTATGTTCAATTGGCCAATATATTCACCAAAAGACTTACTTCATCACGCTTCCTCTATCTTTATGACAAGCTCCCAATCCGTGAACTCTCTGTCAACTTAAAGGGGATGTTAAGTCAATAACAACA includes:
- the LOC121237533 gene encoding SNARE-interacting protein KEULE-like translates to MSMSDSDSSSNSGEYKNFRQVSRDRLLHEMLQSTKTGDSKSTWKVLIMDKLTVKVVSYSCKMADITDEGVSLVEDIYRRRQPLPSMDAIYFIQPSKENVIMFLSDMSGRTPLYRKAFVFFSSPISRELVNHIKKDTTVLPRIVALKEMNLEYFAIDSQGFITNNEKALEELFGDEENTRNGVVCLNVMANRIATVFASLREFPNVRYRAAKSLDATTMTTFHDLIPTKLAAGVWDCLMKYKSLPNFPKTETCELLILDRSVDQIAPIIHEWTYDAMCHDLLNLEGNKYVHEVPSKTGGPPEKKEVLLEDHDPVWLELRHAHIADASERLHEKMTSFISKNKAAQIQHGSRDGGELSTRELQKMVQALPQYSEQIDKLSLHVEIAGKINRTIRESGLRELGQLEQDLVFGDAGIKDVIKFLTTKEDTTHENKLRLLMILAAIYPEKFEGEKGLNIMKLAKLPPEDMNAVHTLRILGGSSDTKKSTTGAFSLKFDIHKKKRAARKERTGEEETWQLSRFYPMIEELIEKLSKGELSKDEYPCLNDPSQTFHATSHTAAVNQAPAAHSIRSKRTPTWARPRNSDDGYSSDSILRHASGDFKKMGQRIFVFIIGGATRSELRVCHKLTTKLKREVVLGSSSLDDPPQFITKLKMLMTDEISLDDLQI